The Sesamum indicum cultivar Zhongzhi No. 13 linkage group LG9, S_indicum_v1.0, whole genome shotgun sequence genome segment TTGGATTAAGTATGAAAACTTTGAAAATCCGTGGCATGGGTAcctaatatttcataaaataacaattgGGTTCATTTCAAATTAGACTTCTTGGAAGTAGGGTGCATGTGGGGGGAAATGTTTGgggtttaaatttatttaattctagtTAGTATGATTCTTGAGGCTAtgatgaagatggataaattgaaattgttgactttgttatttttcattaaatgcATGCATGCGAGCCAGATTGGAATATAGATTTAAATCTTTAAAAGATTTAGGTGACGGTTTcgtatttttctaattttttttgtgttggaTGCATGATTTGTCTTATGAACTTGGAGCAACGGGTGCTATTGCTATAGTCTTGTCGTCCTCAATTTAATGTGCTTATCCATTAGCAAGCTGCACCTTGCATGTGCCTGTCCACTTCCATGTACTGACTACTATATACTTGGAACCGAAGTCGCTGTTCTATTTATTATCTTGAACTCCAGAACTTGATCTCATCTGATTGATGTCGGTggttattgaaaaaaaacGAGATAAGGAACCCAAAAGTTGGATCAAAATGCGATTTTATAGCACTTTTGTTGTGTACCATAACCTTTCACAACTTAAGAAACTAGTACTAATTTCTGAATAACGACCTTTTTCATACTGAAGGTTTTAGCTAATCAGGTTTTACGAACGTTtatgtgtgtttttatttgtgtATCAATTTTGTCAAACCGTGctgaattcttttttcttatttttttgttttttctgtttGTCGGATAGGATGAGACGGGGGTTTACAAAAATCTGTTGCAGGAGATTGCACAAAGAGTTGGATCTCCTTTGCCTCAATACACGACTTTCAGGTCTGGTTTAGGTCACCTTCCTGTTTTTACAGGAACTGTGGAATTGGCGGGAATCACATTTACGGGAGAACCTGCAAAGAACAAAAAGCAAGCCGAGAAGAACGCTGCCCTGGCTGCTTGGTTGTTGTTAAAACAATGTTAGTAACTTTTCTCGACTCTCTGCAGCAGAGTAGTTTGCATGTTACATTATGTATTTTTCCAGAACCAATATTATGTCTTCTCTCAGCTTACATAGATATGCTGATGAAAATCCTGATATAGATTGATAGCTCTGTTCTACAGCtggtgtttttgttttgtgtcGATTTGGAGAATGTTTGTAGACTCACTAATGATTCATGTTTTGTTTGGTCAGTGGCACAGCAAGATGCAAACTCTTCATCAGAACATGAAAATAACGATGAGCAGGAACAGATCAGAATAGCAAGGGCATTGCAGAACTACCGTATGAAGGAAAAGTCGAAAACGCAAAACTTCAACCGCGTATCCTTACCATTTCAGACAAAGTTCCCCCTTCCAACCCCTCGTCCCCCTAGCCCACAGCGCCCAGCAATGTCCACATCCAAAATCCTTCCCTTATTCTGCCAGAAAACTGCTTCTCGAAACAGGTCCCCATCTTTGATAAATGATAACCACACTACGCTGCCGCAGCCTTTGCCATCGACCAGACCAGCGTCACCAGAATTTCGGGCTACACATAGGTTTCCTGCCGTCGGGGCTGCTCCTTATGTCCCGATGAGTCATTGTAGGAAACCTTACCAAGGGAATGCTCCACCCGTTACAATAAGAACATCAGTGCCGGTTTTCTCTGCACCACCACTTCCATCACCTACTACACGGCCCGCACAAGCGATGCCACCCCGACCAGTACAAGTAGCCCCACCTGTATGCATCAGGCAGGCAGTTCCTGTTTTTGCTGCTCCACCTGCCCCAAAAGAAGATCAGCCATCTGTCTCTGCCTCTTCTGCACCATCAAAGAAGTTGTCGGCTGAGGCGGAGGAAACTGCAACCGAGGCCGATGAATCTACTGTTGTCAAATGCCTGGAACAACTTGAGATGTGATAATACTCCCTGAAATACCTACTTTTACTAGTCGAATGCATGCCTTCTTGCtcttggttttcttttcttgttttagaTGTAGTATTTTGGTTTGTTGGACGGAAGGTTGGTGGCGGCGGCATGGCGGCCACGGCGTAAGGAGAGGAGTTAATGCAGGTGAGGTGTCTGAGCAGTATCAAATTGTTTAGTAATTGAGGAAACCTTGCTTTCAAGAATGTTATATAGAGTTCATAACAGTTACTAGAGCCTTATTTTGGTGGGGGCttacttctctttttctttttcaggtaTAAACATCATCTTGGTAGCACCCTATCTGTCTACTAACGAAACTAATGTAAATTTTACTTCCAACCAAGTTtggtaaaaaatgaaatatttatattagtaaatataacatatattttttgtaattgatacactcttaaaaaaaaataaaaatgacttACATATCCCACCAAATTTCATctgaactaaaaaaattgaaaaaaaaaaaaaagagcaaatNNNNNNNNNNaatattagggtaaattgtataaaaactATGACCTTAGCAAAATTATACCCCTTGAGACTGATTGTAAGTACAAATATATTCTCTATTCGAAGATAAGATTTTATGGGTGTAGCCCTTAAGATAGATTACAACGACATCTTCTCAAAGGATGTACCTAAAATTGTTTAAAGAATAGGAACTGTTTGTATAactaaatcttattttaaaaagtgtcAACacctaaaattttttaaagaataagaAATGTTTGTATAactaaatcttattttaaaaagtgtcAACTGTCATCTATcctaaaaattttgtaaaaactGAAAACTGATAAAAATGGCC includes the following:
- the LOC105170720 gene encoding double-stranded RNA-binding protein 2, with the translated sequence MYKNQLQELAQRSCFNLPSYTCIREGPDHAPRFKAIVNFNGESFESPQYCSTLRQAEHSAAEAALISLSSRGPSHSLAARILDETGVYKNLLQEIAQRVGSPLPQYTTFRSGLGHLPVFTGTVELAGITFTGEPAKNKKQAEKNAALAAWLLLKQLAQQDANSSSEHENNDEQEQIRIARALQNYRMKEKSKTQNFNRVSLPFQTKFPLPTPRPPSPQRPAMSTSKILPLFCQKTASRNRSPSLINDNHTTLPQPLPSTRPASPEFRATHRFPAVGAAPYVPMSHCRKPYQGNAPPVTIRTSVPVFSAPPLPSPTTRPAQAMPPRPVQVAPPVCIRQAVPVFAAPPAPKEDQPSVSASSAPSKKLSAEAEETATEADESTVVKCLEQLEM